The Bacillus sp. F19 DNA segment ATTATTGCAGGCCCGCTTATGAATTTTATTTTAGCGTTTGTTTTATTATTTTCTCTTGGGTTTATTCAAGGAGCTCCGATTGATGAACCGATTTTAGGGAAGCTGACGCCGGATGGCTCTGCTGTAGAGTCGGGACTTAAAGAAGGCGATGAAATTACATCCATTGAAGGAAAAGTGATGTCTTCTTGGAAACAAGTCGTTTCAGTTATTCAGGCAAATCCAGAGCAAGAATTGACTTTTGCCATTAACCGAGGCGGTCAAAACCTTGAAGTGGAAGTGGTTCCGGAAGCAAGTAAAGTTGGGGAAGAAACAATCGGCAGAATAGGTGCTTACAATCCTGTTGAAAAATCTTTCGTCGGTTCATTGGAATATGGAGTAACGGAAACGTTCAATTGGACAAAGGAAATAGTGCTCGGTCTTGGCAAATTGGTCACTGGGCAGTTTTCGATCGACATGCTTTCAGGTCCGGTAGGAATTTATGACATGACAGATCAAGTCGCACAAACAGGCATCCTCAACTTAATGAGCTGGGCTGCCATTTTGAGCATCAACTTAGGAATTGTCAATCTGCTTCCGATTCCGGCACTGGATGGAGGAAGGCTATTATTCTTCCTGGTCGAAGCGCTGAGAGGCAAACCGATAGACCGCCAAAAAGAAGGGGTCGTTCATTTTATCGGATTTGCTTTATTGATGCTGTTAATGCTTGTTGTCACATGGAATGATATTCAAAGATTCTTTTTATAAGGCTTTGCTATGAATGAGAGGGCGCTGTCATTCTTTTAGGACCGTCGTCTCGTTTGGTTAAACCCGACTTTTAGAATGTAAAAATAGATAGAGGTGCTTGAAGATGAAACAGAGTATGACATTTATTCCTACTTTAAGAGAAGTGCCTGCAGATGCTGACATAAAAAGCCATCAGCTTTTATTGCGTGCAGGCTATATGCGGCAAAATGCAAGCGGGATATACAGTTATTTGCCGCTTGCTTCCATTGTGCTTAAAAAAATTGAGCAAATTGTGCGAGAAGAAATGAATCGTGCGGGATCATCCGAGCTATTAATGCCAGCTTTGCAGCAGGCAGAGCTTTGGCAGGAGTCTGGCAGATGGTATACGTACGGTCCTGAGCTTATGCGAATGAAAGACCGTCACAGCCGTGAATTCGCCCTTGGCGCAACGCATGAAGAAGTCATTACTTCTCTTGTGAGAGACGAAGTAAAATCGTATAAAAGACTGCCTTTGAATCTATTTCAAATTCAATCTAAATTCAGAGATGAGAAACGTCCGCGTTTTGGTCTGCTTCGCGGCCGTGAATTTATTATGAAAGACGCTTACTCTTTTCACGCTTCTTTTGAAAGTCTTGATGAAGTGTACGAAAAAATGTTCCAGGCATACAGCAATATTTTCACACGCTGCGGATTAAATTACCGTGCAGTAATTGCGGATTCCGGTGCAATGGGCGGGAAAGATACACATGAATTCATGGTTCTTTCTGAAGTAGGAGAAGATACGATTGCTTACTCAGATACTTCTCAATATGCGGCAAATATTGAAATGGCACCTGTCATTAATCATTATGAAAAAAGCGGTGAAGAAGCTAAGAGTCTTGAAAAGGTAGAAACGCCTGATCAAAAAACAATTGAAGAAGTTGCATCTTTCTTGAATACAGCTAAAGAGCAATTAATTAAGTCTCTTCTTTTCAAAGTGGATGAGAAATTCGTATTAGTTTTAGTGCGCGGTGATCATGAGGTTAATGACATTAAAATTAAAAACTTATACGGAGCTTCAATTGTAGAGCTTGCCACGGCTGAAGAGACAAATCAGGCATTCGGCGTAATGCCGGGCTATGTAGGTCCAGTTGCCGTCAGCTCAGAAGTAGAAATTATTGCAGATATGGCAGTTCAGGCGATTGTAAATGGCGTGTGCGGCGCTAACGAAGAGAACTTTCATTACACAGGCGTGAATATTGAACGTGATGCTAAAGTCTCTCAATTTACGGATTTAAGATTTATTGAAGAAGGAGACTTATCTCCAGATGGACAAGGTGTCATTCAATTTGCAAAAGGTATTGAAGTCGGCCACGTATTTAAACTTGGCACACGCTACAGTGAAGCTATGAATGCAACATTCCTTGATGAAAATGGAAGAGCTCAGCCGATGATTATGGGCTGCTACGGTATTGGGGTATCAAGAACACTTGCAGCAATCGTTGAACAATTCAACGATGAAAAAGGAATTATATGGCCAGCAGCTGTTGCTCCGTTCCAGGTTCACCTAATTAGCGCAAATGCCAAAAATGATGTACAGGCTGAATTAAGTGATAAATTATATGCAGATCTTATAGAAGCTGGATTTGAAGTCCTTTACGATGACCGCAATGAACGTGCAGGAGTGAAATTTGCAGATTCAGATCTTATCGGCATTCCGGTAAGAGTCGTTGTCGGGAAACAGGCGGCGGACGGAATTGTTGAGATTAAGGTCCGTAAAACAGGTGAAGGAATGGATGTTTCTTTGTCAGATCTAACTGGGACCATTTCCAATTTATTATCCAATTAAAAAAGCATGAAGCACTGTTTTATTCATGTTATGATAAGTAAGTGAATAACACATTTAAAGGTACCTCGCAAAGAGCGAGGTACCTTCAATTATGAGGATCGATATTGTAAGAGGGGACGGTTAGAATGGACGAACTTTCGAAGGCTCAAAAAGAGCGATTTCAGCTTCTGCTGCAGCAAATCGATTTAACAGACGACGCTATTTTTAATCATTTCATAAATGGCGCGATCACAAAATTAACGGTCCACAAGCAGTCAAAGAAGTGGGACTTTCAATTTTCATTTGACCGGATCCTTCCTTTTGAAGTGTACCGGATTTTTTATGCGAAATTAACAAAAGCGTTTTCCCATATAGCTGATGTATCATTTAAAATCTCCGTTAATGATCAAACATTTGATGAGAAATTAATTGCAGACTATTGGTCGGTTTGTGTGCAGGAAATGCAGGGGATCTCTCCTCCAATGCTCTCATTGTTAAACGAACAAATTCCTGAAGTGCAGGGACTAAAGCTGATTGTAAAAACGAGAAATGAAACAGAAGCGATGGCCATCAAGAAAAAATACACATCGGTTCTTCAGGATAGCTTTGCACAATATGGCTTTCCGCTCATTCAGCTGGATACAACTGTGAATATTTCAAAAGAAGAAATTCAAAAGTTCCAGGAACAAAAAAAGCTAGAAGATCAAGAGAAAATGATGCTTGCCATTACAGAAATGGATAAGAAAGATCAAGATCAGCAGGAGGCGCCTCAAGGTCCGCTGATGATCGGCTATGCCATTAAGAATGACGAGGAAATCAAACAGATCAATACAATTGAAGATGAGGAACGCCGTATAACCATTCAAGGTTATGTATTCGATGCTGAAACAAGAGAGCTTCGCAGCGGAAGAACGCTAAGCACATTTAAAGTTACGGACTACACAAATTCCATATTAGTAAAAATGTTTGCACGTGATAAAGAAGATGCAGTTCTCTTGCAAACACTGAAAAAAGGAATGTGGGTCAAAGTCCGGGGCAGCATTCAAAATGATACATTTGTAAGAGACTTAGTCATGATTGCAAATGACATTAATGAAATCAAGCCTGAAATTCGCCAGGATACGTCTGATGAAAAAAGAATAGAGCTTCATTTGCATACTCCGATGAGCCAGATGGATGCTGTTTCATCTGTCAGTTCTTTAGTCGGACAAGCGAGTAAATGGGGACATCCGGCTGTTGCAATAACAGATCACGCTGTTGCCCAGTCGTTTCCTGAAGCGTATTCTGCTGGCAAGAAAAATGGCATCAAAGTATTATACGGGGTTGAAATTAACTTGGTTGATGACGGAGTCCCGATTGCTTATAACGAACAGGACCGCTTCTTGCCTGAAGCAACATATGTCGTATTTGATGTTGAGACAACCGGCTTATCAGCTGTATACGATACGATTATCGAGCTTGCGGCCGTGAAAATCAGAAACGGCGAAATCATTGACCGGTTTGAATCGTTTGCAAATCCTCATCATCGTTTATCAGCGACAACAATAGAATTAACCGGCATTACAGATGATATGGTAGCAACAGCCCCAAATGTAGACGAAGTGCTGCGCAGATTTAAAGAGTGGGCAGGCGACGACATTTTAGTAGCGCATAATGCAAGCTTTGATATGGGCTTCTTAAACGTTGGATATAAACAGCTGCTTGGTGCGGGTAAAGCAGCCAACCCTGTCATCGATACTCTTGAACTCGGAAGATTTTTATATCCTGAGCTGAAAAGCCACAGGTTAAATACACTTGCTAAAAAGTTTGATATTGAGCTGACTCAGCATCACCGCGCTATTTTTGACGCAGAAGCAACAGGATATCTCCTGCTCAGAATGCTGAAGGATGCTGCACAAAAAGGAATTGAGAACCATAACCAGCTTAACGATAATATGGGGCAGGGCAACGCCTATCAGAGGGCGCGTCCTTATCATGCCATCCTGCTTGCTCAAAATGAAATTGGCTTAAAAAACTTATTTAAACTTGTTTCACTTTCTCATATTGACTATTTCTATCGTGTTGCACGCGTCCCAAGGTCTCAGCTTATCAAGCATCGAGAAGGCATTCTCGTGGGGTCAGCATGTGACCGCGGGGAAGTGTTTGAAGGGATGATGCAAAAGTCTCCTGAGGAAGTTGAAGATCTTGCAGCTTTCTATGATTACATTGAAGTGCAGCCACCTGAAGTATACCGCCATTTAATTCAAATGGAGTATATCAAGGACGAAATGGCACTGAAAGAAATCATCACGAACCTTGTGAATCTAGGAGAGAAGCTTGAAAAACCGGTAGTTGCAACTGGAAATGTTCACTATCTTCAGCCTGAGGATAAAATTTACCGCAAGATTCTAGTAAACTCTCAGGGCGGTGCGAATCCGCTGAACCGCCACGAGCTGCCAAACGTTCACTTCAGGCCCACGAATGAAATGCTCGATTGCTTTAGTTTCCTCGGGAAAGAGAAAGCCCGTAAAATTGTCATTGACAATACGCATCGTGTATCAGAATTAATAGATGAAATTAAGCCAATCAAAGACGACCTTTATACACCTAAGATCGACGGGGCAGACGATGAAATCCGTGAAATGAGCTACAGTATGGCGAGAAGCATTTATGGCGATCATCTTCCGGAAATTGTCGAAGCAAGACTTGAGAAGGAACTGAAAAGTATTATCGGCCACGGCTTTGCCGTTATCTATCTGATTTCGCACAAGCTTGTTAAAAAATCCCTGGACGATGGATATCTTGTTGGTTCAAGGGGTTCTGTCGGTTCATCCTTGGTTGCAACGATGACCGAGATAACAGAGGTTAATCCGCTGCCGCCGCATTATGTTTGCCCTGACTGCAAGCATTCTGAATTCTTTAATGATGGATCAGTAGGTTCCGGGTTTGATTTGCCGAATAAAGAATGTCCGGAATGCGGGGCAAAATATCATAAAGATGGACATGATATCCCATTTGAAACGTTCCTTGGATTTAAAGGAGACAAAGTACCTGATATCGATTTGAACTTTTCGGGAGAATATCAGCCGAGAGCACATAATTACACAAAAGATCTTTTTGGTGAAGATAATGTGTTCCGTGCCGGAACCATCGGTACAGTCGCAGAGAAAACGGCATACGGATATGTGAAAGGCTACGCAGGCGACAATAACTTAATGCTCAGAAATGCAGAAGTCGACCGTCTTGTTCAAGGCTGTACAGGCGTAAAAAGAAATACCGGACAGCATCCGGGAGGAATCATCGTTGTACCCGATTATATGGATATTTATGATTTTTCGCCGATTCAATTTCCGGCCGATGCTACAGGTTCTGAATGGAAAACAACTCACTTTGATTTCCACTCTATTCATGATAATTTGCTGAAGCTTGATATTCTTGGCCACGACGATCCAACAGTAATCAGGATGCTTCAGGATTTAAGCGGAATTGATCCGAAAACGATCCCGACTGATGATAAAGAAGTCATGAAAATCTTCAGCGGAACAGAATCACTTGGCGTATCAGAAGAGCAGATTATGTGTAAAACCGGAACACTTGGAATTCCCGAGTTCGGTACCCGCTTTGTCCGTCAAATGCTTGAAGACACAAAGCCGACTACTTTCTCTGAGCTCGTGCAAATCTCGGGACTTTCCCACGGTACGGACGTATGGCTTGGGAATGCCCAGGAATTAATTCATGATAATACTTGTACGCTGAGCGAGGTGATCGGTTGCCGTGATGATATTATGGTTTATTTAATCTATCAGGGACTTGAACCTTCATTTGCTTTTAAAATTATGGAGTCTGTTCGTAAGGGTAAGGGGCTTACACCTGAGATGGTGGAAGAAATGAAAAAGAACGAGGTTCCTGACTGGTACATCAGCTCGTGCCTCAAAATAAAGTACATGTTCCCGAAAGCACATGCTGCAGCATACGTATTGATGGCTGTCCGTATTGCTTATTTTAAAGTGCATCATGCCCTGCTTTATTATTCTGCCTATTTCACTGTACGCGCAGATGATTTTGACATCGAAACGATGGTAAAAGGGTCTGAACCAATTAAAGCCAAGATTGTAGAGATCAATCAAAAAGGACTTGAGGCATCTCCAAAAGAAAAGAGCTTGCTGACTGTTCTTGAACTTGCCCTTGAAATGTGCGAGCGCGGGTATTCTTTTCAAAAAGTAGATTTATACAGATCAAGCGCGACAGACTTCCTGATTGACGGGAACTCTTTAATTCCGCCTTTCAATTCCATTCCAGGGCTTGGAACCAATGCTGCAATCAATATCGTGAAGGCAAGACAGGACGGAGAATTCCTGTCTAAAGAAGACCTTCAGCAGCGCGGGAAGGTGTCAAAGACAATTATTGAATATCTGGATAAGCAAGGCTGTCTCGAGTCACTTCCTGATCAAAATCAGTTATCACTGTTTTAATTTTTTTGACGGAACTGTGACTTGGGAAATATTCACTGAATCATTTCAAAAGAAAAATCTTGCATTATCGTCTGAATACCTTATGCGGTTTGATTTTAATTTGCAATAAATGGCCGGTTATGTTATATTTTTTATGGAAAT contains these protein-coding regions:
- the rseP gene encoding RIP metalloprotease RseP — encoded protein: MNTVLAFVIIFGALVFFHELGHLVLAKRAGILCREFAIGFGPKIFSFMKDETVYTIRLLPLGGFVRMAGEDPEMIEVKPGYNVGLLFNKENKVEKIILNNKEKYPRARVIEVEQADLEHKMFISGYEQGEEDEILKNFEVSEKSFFIVDGSEVQIAPYNRQFGSKTLGQRTAAIIAGPLMNFILAFVLLFSLGFIQGAPIDEPILGKLTPDGSAVESGLKEGDEITSIEGKVMSSWKQVVSVIQANPEQELTFAINRGGQNLEVEVVPEASKVGEETIGRIGAYNPVEKSFVGSLEYGVTETFNWTKEIVLGLGKLVTGQFSIDMLSGPVGIYDMTDQVAQTGILNLMSWAAILSINLGIVNLLPIPALDGGRLLFFLVEALRGKPIDRQKEGVVHFIGFALLMLLMLVVTWNDIQRFFL
- a CDS encoding proline--tRNA ligase, giving the protein MKQSMTFIPTLREVPADADIKSHQLLLRAGYMRQNASGIYSYLPLASIVLKKIEQIVREEMNRAGSSELLMPALQQAELWQESGRWYTYGPELMRMKDRHSREFALGATHEEVITSLVRDEVKSYKRLPLNLFQIQSKFRDEKRPRFGLLRGREFIMKDAYSFHASFESLDEVYEKMFQAYSNIFTRCGLNYRAVIADSGAMGGKDTHEFMVLSEVGEDTIAYSDTSQYAANIEMAPVINHYEKSGEEAKSLEKVETPDQKTIEEVASFLNTAKEQLIKSLLFKVDEKFVLVLVRGDHEVNDIKIKNLYGASIVELATAEETNQAFGVMPGYVGPVAVSSEVEIIADMAVQAIVNGVCGANEENFHYTGVNIERDAKVSQFTDLRFIEEGDLSPDGQGVIQFAKGIEVGHVFKLGTRYSEAMNATFLDENGRAQPMIMGCYGIGVSRTLAAIVEQFNDEKGIIWPAAVAPFQVHLISANAKNDVQAELSDKLYADLIEAGFEVLYDDRNERAGVKFADSDLIGIPVRVVVGKQAADGIVEIKVRKTGEGMDVSLSDLTGTISNLLSN
- a CDS encoding PolC-type DNA polymerase III, whose amino-acid sequence is MDELSKAQKERFQLLLQQIDLTDDAIFNHFINGAITKLTVHKQSKKWDFQFSFDRILPFEVYRIFYAKLTKAFSHIADVSFKISVNDQTFDEKLIADYWSVCVQEMQGISPPMLSLLNEQIPEVQGLKLIVKTRNETEAMAIKKKYTSVLQDSFAQYGFPLIQLDTTVNISKEEIQKFQEQKKLEDQEKMMLAITEMDKKDQDQQEAPQGPLMIGYAIKNDEEIKQINTIEDEERRITIQGYVFDAETRELRSGRTLSTFKVTDYTNSILVKMFARDKEDAVLLQTLKKGMWVKVRGSIQNDTFVRDLVMIANDINEIKPEIRQDTSDEKRIELHLHTPMSQMDAVSSVSSLVGQASKWGHPAVAITDHAVAQSFPEAYSAGKKNGIKVLYGVEINLVDDGVPIAYNEQDRFLPEATYVVFDVETTGLSAVYDTIIELAAVKIRNGEIIDRFESFANPHHRLSATTIELTGITDDMVATAPNVDEVLRRFKEWAGDDILVAHNASFDMGFLNVGYKQLLGAGKAANPVIDTLELGRFLYPELKSHRLNTLAKKFDIELTQHHRAIFDAEATGYLLLRMLKDAAQKGIENHNQLNDNMGQGNAYQRARPYHAILLAQNEIGLKNLFKLVSLSHIDYFYRVARVPRSQLIKHREGILVGSACDRGEVFEGMMQKSPEEVEDLAAFYDYIEVQPPEVYRHLIQMEYIKDEMALKEIITNLVNLGEKLEKPVVATGNVHYLQPEDKIYRKILVNSQGGANPLNRHELPNVHFRPTNEMLDCFSFLGKEKARKIVIDNTHRVSELIDEIKPIKDDLYTPKIDGADDEIREMSYSMARSIYGDHLPEIVEARLEKELKSIIGHGFAVIYLISHKLVKKSLDDGYLVGSRGSVGSSLVATMTEITEVNPLPPHYVCPDCKHSEFFNDGSVGSGFDLPNKECPECGAKYHKDGHDIPFETFLGFKGDKVPDIDLNFSGEYQPRAHNYTKDLFGEDNVFRAGTIGTVAEKTAYGYVKGYAGDNNLMLRNAEVDRLVQGCTGVKRNTGQHPGGIIVVPDYMDIYDFSPIQFPADATGSEWKTTHFDFHSIHDNLLKLDILGHDDPTVIRMLQDLSGIDPKTIPTDDKEVMKIFSGTESLGVSEEQIMCKTGTLGIPEFGTRFVRQMLEDTKPTTFSELVQISGLSHGTDVWLGNAQELIHDNTCTLSEVIGCRDDIMVYLIYQGLEPSFAFKIMESVRKGKGLTPEMVEEMKKNEVPDWYISSCLKIKYMFPKAHAAAYVLMAVRIAYFKVHHALLYYSAYFTVRADDFDIETMVKGSEPIKAKIVEINQKGLEASPKEKSLLTVLELALEMCERGYSFQKVDLYRSSATDFLIDGNSLIPPFNSIPGLGTNAAINIVKARQDGEFLSKEDLQQRGKVSKTIIEYLDKQGCLESLPDQNQLSLF